Proteins encoded in a region of the Sterolibacterium denitrificans genome:
- a CDS encoding beta-ketoacyl-ACP synthase III encodes MRGEMNGARQIPATVIHARITGTGSYLPGAPVSNDDLRARGIDTTDEWIVERTGIRARHLAAEGVTSSDLALEASRRALEAAGRLPDEVDLIVYATSTPDFIFPSSAAILQHKLGIKNGGAAFDVQAVCTGFAYGLAVAEKFIRSGSHKCALVVGAEVFSRILNWEDRGTCVLFGDGAGAVVLEASEQPGILASALHADGSYSDILSVPGQVSHGQVIGSPFLQMDGKAVFKFAVKVLSEAALEVLGAAGMETDDIDWLIPHQANIRILQATARKLEISEDKVIVSVDCHGNTSAASVPLALDQAVRGGKIKPGDILLLEGVGGGFTWGAVLLRF; translated from the coding sequence ATGCGCGGCGAGATGAACGGTGCCAGGCAAATTCCCGCCACCGTCATTCATGCCCGGATTACCGGGACCGGCAGCTATTTGCCCGGTGCTCCGGTAAGCAATGACGACTTGCGCGCGCGCGGCATCGATACGACCGATGAGTGGATCGTCGAACGCACCGGCATTCGCGCTCGCCACCTTGCCGCCGAGGGCGTGACCTCCAGCGATCTGGCGCTCGAAGCCAGCCGCCGCGCGCTCGAGGCGGCTGGGCGCCTGCCGGATGAGGTCGATCTGATCGTCTATGCGACCTCGACGCCGGATTTCATTTTTCCCAGCAGCGCTGCCATCCTCCAGCACAAGCTGGGCATCAAGAACGGCGGCGCGGCCTTCGATGTGCAGGCGGTATGTACCGGTTTTGCCTACGGTCTGGCGGTTGCCGAGAAATTCATCCGTTCCGGTTCGCACAAATGCGCGCTGGTGGTGGGCGCCGAAGTCTTTTCGCGCATTCTGAATTGGGAGGATCGCGGCACCTGCGTGCTGTTTGGCGACGGCGCCGGCGCGGTGGTGCTAGAAGCCAGCGAGCAGCCGGGCATCCTGGCTTCGGCGCTGCATGCCGATGGCAGCTACAGCGATATCCTTTCGGTTCCCGGCCAGGTCAGCCACGGCCAGGTCATCGGTTCGCCCTTCCTGCAGATGGATGGCAAGGCGGTGTTCAAGTTTGCCGTCAAGGTGCTCTCCGAAGCCGCTCTGGAAGTGCTCGGCGCGGCCGGGATGGAAACGGACGACATCGACTGGCTGATTCCGCATCAGGCGAATATCCGCATCCTCCAGGCTACGGCCAGGAAACTGGAAATTTCAGAAGACAAGGTGATCGTCAGCGTCGATTGCCACGGCAATACATCGGCAGCCTCGGTGCCGCTGGCACTCGATCAGGCGGTGCGTGGCGGCAAGATCAAACCTGGCGACATACTGCTGCTCGAAGGCGTCGGCGGCGGCTTTACCTGGGGCGCGGTGCTGCTCAGGTTCTGA
- a CDS encoding HAD family hydrolase, producing the protein MAQSFDLIVFDWDGTLMDSAAAIVAAIQAACRDLGLEPPTDERARHIIGLGLHDALQTVLPGLDPGRYPEIAGRYRHHYLSRDHELVLFQGATEMLRNLLDAGFMLAVATGKSRLGLQRALDHSGLRRYFHATRCADECHSKPHPQMLLELMAEFAVSPERTLMIGDTTHDLLMARNAGVPSLAVAYGAHPRALLEAEGPLLCAASVADVQAWLLQNAGA; encoded by the coding sequence ATGGCGCAGTCTTTTGATTTGATCGTCTTCGATTGGGATGGCACCTTGATGGATTCTGCGGCGGCCATCGTCGCCGCCATCCAGGCCGCCTGCCGCGATCTCGGGCTGGAACCGCCGACCGATGAACGTGCCCGCCACATCATCGGACTGGGATTGCACGATGCGTTGCAGACGGTGTTGCCGGGTCTGGATCCGGGGCGCTATCCCGAGATTGCCGGACGTTACCGCCATCATTACCTGTCCCGCGACCACGAACTGGTGCTGTTCCAGGGGGCGACGGAAATGCTGCGGAATCTGCTGGATGCAGGCTTCATGCTGGCCGTTGCCACCGGAAAAAGCCGGCTTGGACTGCAGCGCGCGCTGGATCACAGCGGGTTGCGGCGCTACTTTCATGCCACGCGTTGCGCCGATGAATGTCATTCCAAGCCGCATCCGCAGATGCTGCTCGAACTGATGGCGGAGTTTGCCGTTTCGCCCGAGCGGACGCTGATGATCGGCGATACCACCCACGATCTGCTGATGGCCAGGAATGCCGGCGTTCCCTCGCTGGCCGTGGCCTATGGAGCGCATCCGCGTGCGCTGCTGGAAGCCGAGGGGCCGCTGCTGTGCGCTGCCTCCGTGGCGGACGTGCAGGCGTGGCTGTTGCAGAACGCAGGCGCATGA
- a CDS encoding Rne/Rng family ribonuclease, whose protein sequence is MKRMLFNATQAEELRVAIVDGQKLIDLDIESATKEQRKSNIYKAVITRIEPSLEAAFVDYGADRHGFLPFKEVSRSYFKPDIEAGKARIQDALTVGQELIVQVDKDERGNKGAALTTFISLAGRYLVLMPNNPRGGGVSRRVEGEERQELRDIMDRLEVPKGASLIARTAGIGRSYEELQWDLNYLLQLWNAIEGAANSQSGAFLIYQESSLVIRAIRDYFHAEIGEILIDTDDVFEQAQQFMSHVMPANVTRVKRYQDDVPLFSRFQIEHQIESAYSRQVNLPSGGAIVIDHTEALVSVDVNSGRATKGTDIEETAFKTNCEAADEIARQLRLRDLGGLIVIDFIDMENTRNQREVENRLRDALRYDRARVQTGKISRFGLLELSRQRLRPTLAETSYIPCPRCNGTGHTRSTESSALHILRILEEEAMKENTGALHCQMPVDVATFLLNEKRSDIAKIEIRHRVNLVLIPNVHMETPQHSIVRLRHDQLNQEDINLPSYTMVENPSEEAYTPPSAQVDGRQIRVEAAVKGITPSQPAPVVAPRADNGASAATAPAAIANPGLFSRLLSWFSGAKPAASTAAAQPAAAATETGSERPRRTGRGERGDNRRGGRGRQPRNENANREPREPRESSESRNARQPLNESAADKPETQARTQRSRGEKRDESPAGETREPRATKPRQPRAPRQQTSASQAAIEAGDANLLPDGETAVLAHAATELDGTQTPREAREGGRRRGRRGGRGDRNDRGDRGEKRSEETGATMETVETAAEAGTETDITIAPATFTEASVTAEAAVSEAPASAAPEASAVAMAAATDISPVLPAASNAAAAVAAPEIPAAPAIEVSAEATEATEVTEVTEVTKVADEVTDIPLETAPQAAASPESLATPAPDMREETPAAPSQLAAKPDFSNSLEQAGLILIETSGNHAPTETTEPVQKLGRKPRPAPVIVHEPLQMVETRTE, encoded by the coding sequence ATGAAACGCATGCTATTCAATGCGACGCAGGCCGAGGAACTCCGCGTCGCGATCGTCGATGGTCAGAAACTGATCGACCTCGACATCGAATCGGCCACCAAGGAACAACGCAAGAGCAACATCTACAAGGCCGTCATCACCCGCATCGAGCCCAGCCTCGAAGCAGCCTTCGTCGATTACGGCGCCGACCGCCACGGCTTCCTGCCTTTCAAGGAAGTCTCGCGCAGCTATTTCAAGCCCGACATCGAAGCTGGCAAGGCGCGCATCCAGGATGCGCTCACGGTCGGCCAGGAACTCATCGTCCAGGTCGACAAGGACGAGCGGGGCAACAAGGGCGCAGCGCTGACCACCTTCATCTCGCTGGCCGGCCGTTATCTGGTACTGATGCCCAACAACCCGCGCGGCGGCGGCGTCTCGCGCCGCGTCGAGGGCGAGGAACGCCAGGAACTGCGCGACATCATGGATCGCCTCGAAGTCCCGAAGGGTGCCAGCCTGATCGCCCGCACCGCCGGCATCGGCCGTTCCTACGAAGAACTCCAGTGGGATCTCAACTACCTGCTGCAACTGTGGAATGCCATCGAAGGCGCGGCCAATTCGCAAAGCGGCGCCTTCCTGATCTACCAGGAATCCAGCCTGGTGATCCGCGCCATTCGCGACTACTTCCACGCCGAGATCGGTGAAATCCTCATCGATACCGACGACGTCTTCGAACAGGCGCAGCAGTTCATGTCGCACGTGATGCCCGCCAACGTCACTCGCGTCAAGCGCTATCAGGACGATGTCCCTCTGTTCTCGCGCTTCCAGATCGAACACCAGATCGAATCGGCCTACTCGCGTCAGGTGAACCTGCCCTCGGGTGGCGCCATCGTCATCGACCACACCGAGGCGCTGGTCTCCGTGGACGTCAACTCGGGGCGCGCCACCAAGGGTACCGACATCGAGGAAACCGCCTTCAAGACCAACTGCGAAGCGGCCGATGAAATCGCCCGTCAACTGCGCCTGCGCGACCTCGGCGGCCTGATCGTCATCGATTTCATCGACATGGAAAACACCCGCAACCAGCGCGAAGTCGAGAACCGCCTGCGCGATGCGCTGCGTTACGACCGCGCCCGCGTGCAGACCGGCAAGATCAGTCGCTTCGGCCTGCTCGAACTCTCCCGCCAGCGCCTGCGCCCGACGCTCGCCGAAACCAGCTACATCCCCTGCCCGCGCTGCAACGGCACCGGCCACACGCGCTCGACCGAATCCTCGGCGCTGCACATCCTGCGCATCCTCGAAGAAGAGGCGATGAAGGAAAATACCGGCGCCCTGCACTGCCAGATGCCGGTCGATGTCGCCACCTTCCTGCTCAACGAAAAGCGTTCGGACATCGCCAAGATCGAAATCCGTCATCGCGTCAATCTGGTGCTGATCCCCAACGTCCATATGGAAACGCCGCAGCACAGCATCGTCCGCCTGCGCCACGATCAGCTCAACCAGGAAGACATCAACCTGCCCAGCTATACGATGGTCGAAAACCCATCCGAAGAAGCCTATACGCCGCCGTCGGCGCAGGTTGACGGCCGCCAGATACGTGTCGAAGCCGCCGTCAAGGGCATCACGCCCAGCCAGCCGGCACCCGTTGTCGCCCCCAGAGCCGACAACGGCGCATCCGCAGCCACCGCGCCGGCCGCAATTGCCAACCCCGGCCTGTTTTCCCGCCTGCTCTCCTGGTTCAGCGGCGCCAAACCGGCCGCATCGACTGCCGCCGCACAACCCGCCGCAGCGGCAACCGAAACCGGCAGCGAACGTCCGCGTCGCACCGGACGTGGCGAGCGTGGCGACAATCGCCGTGGCGGCCGTGGCCGTCAACCCCGCAACGAAAACGCCAATCGCGAACCGCGCGAGCCCCGTGAATCCAGCGAGTCCCGTAACGCTCGCCAGCCACTCAATGAAAGCGCTGCGGACAAGCCCGAAACCCAGGCCCGCACCCAACGCAGCCGAGGGGAAAAACGCGACGAGAGCCCGGCAGGCGAAACGCGGGAACCGCGCGCAACCAAACCGCGCCAACCTCGCGCGCCCAGGCAGCAGACCAGCGCCAGCCAGGCAGCGATCGAAGCCGGCGACGCCAACCTGCTGCCGGACGGCGAAACCGCCGTGCTTGCCCATGCCGCCACCGAGCTGGACGGCACGCAAACTCCGCGCGAAGCCCGCGAAGGCGGTCGTCGCCGTGGTCGCCGCGGCGGCCGTGGCGATCGCAACGATCGAGGCGATCGAGGCGAAAAGCGCAGCGAAGAAACCGGCGCCACAATGGAAACCGTGGAAACTGCAGCGGAAGCCGGCACGGAAACCGACATCACCATTGCACCTGCCACATTCACGGAGGCAAGCGTGACGGCCGAGGCCGCAGTATCCGAAGCCCCAGCATCCGCAGCACCCGAAGCCTCCGCAGTTGCCATGGCGGCAGCAACCGACATCTCTCCCGTCTTGCCGGCAGCATCCAATGCTGCAGCAGCGGTCGCTGCGCCTGAAATCCCTGCCGCGCCGGCGATTGAAGTGAGCGCCGAAGCCACTGAAGCCACTGAAGTCACTGAAGTCACTGAAGTCACCAAAGTCGCTGATGAAGTCACCGATATCCCGCTTGAAACAG
- a CDS encoding SDR family NAD(P)-dependent oxidoreductase encodes MAFKGNVVLITGAGSGMGQLAAWRLAAGGAKVAALDINEKGLAQTAEGKPGIKAYVVDVTDAEAVNRVVAQAEQDLGPFDRVINAAAIMPFGKLLEQPTEQIRRLMDINYGGLVNVSKATLPGMLKRGKGDFVSFSSMLGQMPTLFTGAYAATKFAVSCYTEVLYHENRDQGVRFVCVCPPAVKTPLLQQAVDTVWPKILDANPPIKPEEVLDALEVSLEKGEFWCLPGKGTRIGYIMRRLLPNAVWKEVHKAEGC; translated from the coding sequence ATGGCATTCAAAGGCAACGTCGTACTGATTACCGGCGCCGGCAGCGGCATGGGGCAACTCGCGGCATGGCGCCTGGCTGCCGGCGGCGCCAAGGTGGCTGCGCTGGATATCAATGAAAAAGGCCTGGCGCAGACTGCCGAGGGCAAGCCCGGCATCAAAGCCTATGTTGTCGATGTGACCGATGCCGAGGCGGTGAATCGCGTCGTGGCCCAAGCCGAGCAGGATCTCGGTCCGTTCGATCGCGTCATCAATGCCGCAGCCATCATGCCTTTCGGCAAGCTGCTGGAGCAGCCGACCGAGCAGATCCGCCGTCTGATGGACATCAATTACGGTGGCCTGGTGAATGTTTCCAAGGCCACGCTGCCCGGCATGCTGAAGCGCGGCAAGGGTGATTTCGTCAGTTTCTCATCCATGCTCGGCCAGATGCCCACGCTGTTTACCGGCGCTTACGCGGCGACCAAGTTTGCCGTCTCCTGCTACACCGAAGTGCTTTATCACGAGAATCGCGACCAGGGCGTGCGCTTCGTCTGCGTCTGCCCGCCCGCCGTCAAGACGCCGCTCTTGCAGCAGGCCGTCGACACCGTCTGGCCGAAGATTCTCGATGCCAATCCGCCCATCAAGCCCGAGGAAGTGCTCGATGCGCTCGAGGTTTCACTGGAGAAGGGCGAGTTCTGGTGCCTGCCCGGCAAGGGTACGCGGATCGGCTACATCATGCGGCGCCTGCTGCCGAATGCGGTGTGGAAGGAAGTGCATAAGGCCGAGGGCTGCTGA
- a CDS encoding YceD family protein, with amino-acid sequence MMQLSDVFIDSLEFARGGREMSGSVPLASLERLADMLADRNGELAWSVRGGMVDAPTGGQQACLLIEVSGEIRLVCQRCLKALPFRLAIDNRLLLVPPGKPWPEEDLEGMAHDSLDPIEALAEQPLLDLVEDEVLLALPIAPRHASCEVPAHDDGRAAASPFAKLAQLKR; translated from the coding sequence ATGATGCAGTTGAGCGATGTTTTCATCGACAGCCTCGAGTTTGCGCGTGGCGGGCGGGAAATGTCCGGCAGCGTGCCGCTGGCCTCGCTGGAACGGTTGGCAGACATGCTGGCCGACCGGAACGGCGAGTTGGCCTGGTCGGTGCGTGGCGGGATGGTGGATGCCCCGACTGGCGGGCAGCAGGCTTGTCTGCTGATCGAAGTCAGTGGTGAGATCAGGCTGGTTTGCCAGCGTTGCTTGAAGGCCTTGCCTTTCCGCCTGGCGATCGATAATCGCCTGTTGCTGGTTCCTCCGGGCAAGCCGTGGCCGGAAGAAGACCTGGAAGGCATGGCGCACGACAGTCTCGACCCGATCGAGGCGCTGGCCGAGCAGCCGCTGCTGGATCTGGTCGAGGACGAGGTGCTGCTGGCATTGCCGATCGCGCCGCGTCACGCATCCTGCGAGGTGCCGGCGCATGATGACGGCAGGGCGGCGGCTTCGCCTTTTGCAAAGCTGGCGCAGTTGAAGAGATAG
- a CDS encoding Rieske (2Fe-2S) protein, with translation MSATGMAAAERLLCASAELQEGGDGIRFSVMRHGVEEPAFVVRYRGTARAYINRCGHVPVELDWQEGKFFDLSGNFLICAVHGALYAPESGRCLGGRCSGRGLTSLVVVERDGNIYLKE, from the coding sequence ATGAGCGCGACTGGCATGGCTGCGGCGGAACGACTGCTGTGCGCAAGCGCCGAGCTGCAGGAGGGCGGCGATGGTATCCGCTTCAGCGTCATGCGGCATGGCGTCGAGGAGCCGGCGTTTGTCGTGCGCTATCGCGGTACGGCTCGCGCCTACATCAATCGCTGCGGCCATGTGCCAGTCGAGCTCGACTGGCAGGAAGGCAAATTCTTTGACCTCAGCGGTAATTTTCTGATCTGCGCGGTGCATGGCGCGCTGTATGCTCCCGAATCCGGGCGCTGCCTTGGCGGTCGCTGCAGCGGCCGGGGCCTGACATCACTCGTCGTCGTCGAACGCGACGGCAACATTTACCTGAAGGAATGA
- a CDS encoding S49 family peptidase yields MDASDRDNHPADRWERKVLERIALEAVAEQRRSRRWSIFFRLLGFFCFVLFLAMLGDWGGSVERFGDGSRHTALVRMQGVIEARGEASAERIIGALQAAFADKGTQAVILSINSPGGSPVQAGMINDEIWRLRAKYPDTPLYAVVEDYCASGGYYVAAAADRIFVDKASMVGSIGVLIEGFGFTGAMDKLGIERRLLAAGQNKGFLDPFSPQEPQQSAHAQKLLDEVHQQFIEVVRKGRGERLKEQENEELFSGLMWSGARSIELGLADGYGTVDTVARELVKVEDIRDYTIKQNFAERFSSRFGASLAEGMAERAAILATRMGWR; encoded by the coding sequence ATGGACGCATCCGATCGCGACAATCATCCGGCCGACCGCTGGGAACGCAAGGTGCTCGAACGCATCGCCCTTGAAGCCGTTGCCGAACAACGCCGCAGCCGGCGCTGGAGCATTTTTTTCAGGCTGCTGGGCTTCTTCTGCTTCGTCCTGTTCCTGGCGATGCTTGGCGATTGGGGCGGATCGGTCGAGCGCTTCGGCGATGGTTCCCGCCATACCGCTCTGGTGCGGATGCAGGGCGTGATCGAGGCCAGGGGCGAGGCGAGCGCGGAGCGCATCATCGGCGCCCTGCAGGCGGCTTTCGCCGACAAGGGGACGCAGGCCGTCATTCTCAGCATCAACAGCCCCGGCGGTTCGCCGGTACAGGCCGGCATGATTAATGACGAGATTTGGCGTTTGCGCGCCAAATATCCGGATACGCCGCTGTATGCCGTCGTCGAGGATTACTGCGCTTCCGGCGGCTACTACGTGGCGGCGGCGGCCGACCGGATTTTCGTCGACAAGGCCAGCATGGTCGGTTCGATCGGCGTGCTCATCGAGGGATTCGGCTTTACGGGCGCCATGGACAAGCTGGGGATCGAGCGGCGCCTGCTGGCTGCCGGGCAGAACAAGGGGTTTCTCGATCCCTTTTCGCCGCAGGAGCCGCAGCAAAGCGCGCATGCCCAGAAATTGCTGGATGAGGTGCACCAGCAATTCATCGAAGTGGTGCGCAAGGGACGCGGTGAACGCCTCAAGGAACAGGAAAACGAGGAATTGTTCAGCGGCCTGATGTGGTCCGGTGCGCGCAGCATCGAGCTGGGGCTGGCGGACGGCTACGGGACGGTGGATACGGTTGCGCGCGAGCTCGTCAAGGTGGAAGACATTCGCGATTACACCATCAAGCAGAATTTCGCCGAGCGCTTTTCCAGCCGGTTCGGCGCCAGCCTGGCCGAAGGCATGGCCGAACGTGCCGCGATTCTGGCAACGCGTATGGGCTGGCGCTGA
- a CDS encoding Maf family protein has product MSPSPPRLILASTSTFRRELLARLQIPFETAAPDTDEAALPGETPPITAERLAREKAQAVAARYPNALIIGSDQVAYCADEIYGKPGTRENAIKQLQSMRGKEVIFHTGLCLLDAASGRCQVGGVPTIVRFRDMGDAEIQRYLDRENALNCAGSAKSEGLGIALMDYMRGDDPNALIGLPLIALCRMLRAEGIELP; this is encoded by the coding sequence ATGAGCCCCTCGCCTCCCCGCCTGATCCTTGCCTCGACATCCACCTTCCGCCGCGAACTGCTGGCACGCCTGCAAATCCCGTTTGAAACCGCCGCCCCCGATACCGACGAAGCGGCCCTGCCGGGAGAAACACCACCGATCACGGCCGAACGCCTCGCCCGGGAAAAAGCCCAGGCCGTTGCCGCACGCTACCCGAATGCCCTGATCATCGGCAGCGACCAGGTGGCCTATTGCGCCGACGAAATCTACGGCAAACCGGGAACCCGCGAGAATGCCATCAAACAACTGCAGTCGATGCGTGGAAAAGAAGTGATTTTCCACACCGGCTTGTGCCTGCTCGATGCCGCCAGTGGTCGCTGCCAGGTCGGCGGCGTGCCGACCATCGTGCGCTTTCGAGATATGGGCGATGCCGAAATCCAGCGCTATCTGGACCGCGAAAACGCCCTCAACTGCGCCGGCAGCGCCAAGTCCGAAGGATTGGGGATCGCCCTGATGGATTACATGCGGGGCGATGACCCGAATGCGCTGATCGGCTTGCCGCTGATCGCGCTGTGCCGCATGCTGCGCGCCGAGGGCATCGAACTGCCGTGA
- a CDS encoding RluA family pseudouridine synthase: MKDLSKDSVNWLEVGEEAEGQRVDNFLLRVCKGVPKSHVYRILRSGEVRVNRGRVAPEYRLQSGDRVRVPPIRLAVRAADGTDAATAAAAIPAREFDIVYEDEALLVLDKPAGVAVHGGSGVSFGVIEQLRRMRPTARMLELAHRLDRETSGLLIIARKRAALTRLHEAFRRGSINKRYLALVKGRWTAPRQDVRLPLLKYLTADDERRVRVSGEGKEAHSIVRLVARWQNFSLVEVELKTGRTHQIRVHLAHLGFPLAGDDKYGDFACNKDLQKAGLKRMFLHAARLRLRHPLDAEAPWLVLASPLPAELRAFLVQLDRHEKREYGEWE, encoded by the coding sequence ATGAAGGACTTGAGCAAAGATTCGGTGAATTGGCTGGAAGTCGGCGAAGAAGCCGAAGGGCAGCGCGTTGATAACTTTCTGCTGCGCGTCTGCAAGGGCGTGCCGAAAAGCCATGTCTATCGCATCCTGCGCAGCGGCGAGGTCAGGGTGAATCGCGGGCGCGTCGCGCCCGAATATCGTTTGCAGTCCGGCGACCGGGTGCGCGTGCCGCCCATCCGGCTGGCGGTGCGTGCTGCCGATGGCACCGATGCCGCCACTGCCGCAGCGGCCATTCCCGCCCGCGAGTTCGATATCGTGTATGAGGACGAGGCGCTGCTGGTGCTCGACAAGCCGGCGGGCGTGGCGGTGCATGGCGGCAGCGGCGTCAGTTTCGGCGTGATCGAGCAATTGCGGCGCATGCGGCCGACGGCGCGCATGCTGGAGCTGGCTCACCGCCTGGATCGCGAGACGTCCGGTTTGCTGATCATCGCCAGGAAGCGCGCGGCGCTGACTCGCCTGCATGAGGCCTTTCGCCGGGGCAGCATCAACAAGCGTTATCTGGCCCTGGTCAAGGGGCGCTGGACGGCGCCGCGCCAGGATGTGCGCCTGCCGCTGCTGAAATATCTGACGGCCGACGATGAGCGGCGGGTGCGAGTTTCCGGCGAAGGCAAGGAGGCGCACAGCATCGTGCGCCTGGTGGCGCGCTGGCAGAATTTCAGCCTGGTGGAAGTGGAATTGAAAACCGGGCGCACGCACCAGATTCGCGTGCATCTGGCGCATCTGGGCTTTCCATTGGCCGGTGACGACAAGTATGGCGACTTTGCCTGCAACAAGGATTTGCAGAAAGCCGGCCTGAAACGCATGTTTCTGCATGCGGCAAGGTTGCGCCTGCGTCATCCGCTCGATGCGGAAGCGCCATGGCTCGTCCTGGCGTCCCCCTTGCCGGCAGAGTTGCGGGCTTTTCTCGTGCAACTGGATCGGCATGAGAAAAGAGAGTATGGGGAATGGGAATGA
- the plsX gene encoding phosphate acyltransferase PlsX: MTVTLAIDCMGGDHGPKVTVPAALNFLRKDPDCSVILVGREDDVALHLGKARDEFGARLRIRHASETVDMTDPVATAMRLKKNSSMRVAVDLVKSGEAHGAVSAGNTGALMAISRFVLKTLPGIDRPAIATAMPNINGYTYVLDLGANVDCEPEHLLQFAVMGVQLVSALEHKERPSVGLLNIGEELIKGNDVVKRAGELLRDSGLNFYGNVEGDDIFEGTVDLVVCDGFVGNVTLKASEGLAHMVFDALKAEFTRNIFTKFSALMALRVLKSFKHRFDPRRYNGAGLLGLRGVVVKSHGSADAVGFFNALERAAEAARNRLPERIAERMARLPAASQNLAAVNQ; this comes from the coding sequence ATGACGGTCACTCTGGCCATTGATTGCATGGGTGGCGACCATGGCCCCAAGGTCACGGTGCCTGCTGCCCTGAATTTTTTGCGCAAGGATCCTGATTGCTCGGTGATCCTCGTCGGGCGTGAAGATGATGTTGCGCTTCATCTCGGCAAGGCACGCGACGAGTTTGGCGCGCGGCTGCGCATACGCCATGCCAGCGAGACGGTGGATATGACCGATCCCGTTGCCACGGCCATGCGTCTGAAGAAGAATTCGTCGATGCGTGTCGCGGTGGATCTGGTCAAGTCCGGCGAGGCGCATGGCGCGGTGTCGGCCGGCAACACCGGGGCACTGATGGCGATTTCGCGCTTCGTCCTCAAGACCTTGCCTGGCATCGACCGTCCAGCCATCGCCACGGCGATGCCGAACATCAACGGGTATACCTACGTGCTCGACCTGGGAGCCAACGTCGATTGCGAACCCGAGCATCTGCTGCAGTTTGCCGTCATGGGCGTCCAACTGGTGTCGGCGCTGGAACACAAGGAGCGTCCGAGCGTCGGTCTGCTGAATATCGGCGAGGAGCTCATCAAGGGGAACGATGTCGTCAAACGTGCCGGCGAGTTGCTGCGCGACAGCGGTCTAAATTTCTACGGCAACGTCGAAGGCGATGACATCTTCGAGGGCACGGTGGATCTGGTGGTGTGTGACGGTTTCGTCGGCAATGTCACGCTGAAGGCCTCGGAAGGCCTGGCCCACATGGTGTTCGACGCGCTGAAAGCCGAGTTCACGCGCAACATCTTTACCAAGTTTTCGGCGCTGATGGCGCTGCGCGTGCTCAAGTCCTTCAAGCATCGTTTCGATCCGCGTCGCTACAACGGCGCAGGTCTGCTGGGTCTGCGCGGCGTGGTCGTCAAGAGCCATGGATCGGCCGATGCCGTGGGTTTTTTCAATGCGCTTGAACGCGCAGCCGAGGCCGCGCGCAACCGCTTGCCGGAGCGCATTGCCGAACGCATGGCCCGGTTGCCGGCGGCAAGCCAGAACTTGGCGGCAGTAAACCAATGA
- the rpmF gene encoding 50S ribosomal protein L32, with protein sequence MAVQQNKKSPSRRGMHRAHDFLTAPPLAVEATTGEVHLRHHVSPSGHYRGKKVAKGKSE encoded by the coding sequence ATGGCTGTTCAGCAGAACAAGAAATCCCCGTCCAGGCGCGGCATGCATCGCGCGCATGACTTCCTGACCGCGCCCCCGCTGGCTGTCGAGGCGACGACTGGCGAAGTGCATCTGCGCCATCACGTCAGCCCCAGCGGCCATTATCGCGGCAAGAAGGTTGCCAAGGGCAAGAGCGAGTAA